Part of the Halodesulfurarchaeum formicicum genome is shown below.
AATTTCGTGAGGCGTTCCCGTGCCAGGTGATCGCCGGGTTCGACTTTCCAGTCCGAGTTCGCCGTTCGGGCAGTCCGGCGGTCCTATCAGGCAAGATGAGTAGATTAATGAGGGGATGTGCCGAACAAACGTAGTGATATGTCCTCGGAACCAGAGACAGACTACGAGATTGCAAAATCAGTAGAGGAACAGCCGATCTGGGAAGTCACAGAGCCCTTCGGGCTCGACAAGGACGACCTCGAGCTGTACGGCGACTACAAGGCCAAGATCAGCCAGGACGCCATCGACGAGCTCCTGGAGGGCGACACGGAGGACGGTGACGTCATCCTCGTCACCGGCATGACCCCCACCCCGATGGGCGAGGGCAAGACGGTGACCACCGTCGGTCTGGGTCAGGCGCTGAACCAGATCGGCGAGGACGCGATGATCGCGATCCGCGAGCCCTCGCTCGGCCCGGTCTTCGGGATCAAGGGCGGTGCCGCCGGCGGCGGCTGGTCCCAGGTCCTGCCGATGGAGGACATCAACCTCCACTTCACGGGCGACATTCACGCGCTCACGGCCGCACACAACCTGATCTCCGCGATGCTCGACGCCCACATCTCGAAGGGCAACGAGCTCAACATCGACTCCCGGAGCGTCGCGTGGCCGCGAGCGGTCGACCACAACGACCGCGCCCTGCGCCAGACCATCGTGGGTGCCGGCGACTCCGCCGGTGTCACCCGGATGGACGAACACGTGCTCACGGCCGCCTCCGAGCTGATGGCCATCCTCTGTCTCGCCGAGGATATCGAGGACCTCAAAGAGCGCATCAGCCGCATCATCGTCGCCTACGACGAGGACGGCGAACCCGTGACGGCCGGTGACATCGAGGCTGCCGGCGCCACGGCCATCCTGCTGCGGGACGCCCTCCGGCCGAACATCGTGCAGACCATCGAGGGGACCCCCGCCCTGGTTCACGGCGGTCCCTTCGCGAACATCGCACACGGGACGAACTCCCTGCTCGCCGACTACGTCGGCAAGAAGATGGGCGACTACCTCGTCACCGAGGCCGGCTTCGGCTCGGCCCTCGGCGGCGAGAAGTTCATGGACGTCGTCAGCCAGCTTGGCGACATCGAGCCGAGCGCGATCGTCCTGGTCGCCTCCGTCCGCGCCCTGAAGTACCACGGGCTGGACATGTGGCCCTTCGAGGGCGAGGAAGTCCTGCAGGAGGAAGACGTCGACGCCGTCGAGGCCGGCTTCGAGAACCTCGACAAGCACGTCTCGAACCTCCGGCAGTTCGGCCTGCCGGTCACGATCTCCATCAACCGGTTCCCCTCGGACACTGACGCGGAGATCGAGGCAGTTCGGGAACACTACCAGGACATGGACGGCGTGCAGGTCGCCGAGTCCACGGTCTTCGGCGAAGGTGGCGAGGGCGGTGTCGAACTCGCCGAGAAGGTCACCGACGCCGTCGAGAACTACGACGGCGGCTTCGAGCCGCTCTACGATCTCGACGCCTCCCTCAAGGAGAAGATCGAGACCGTCGCGACCCAGATCTACGGCGCGGACGGCGTGAACTACGTCGGCTCCGCCGAGGACGACATCGCCCAGCTCGAGGAGATGGGCATGGACGATGTCCCGGTCGTGCTCTCGAAGACCTTCCACTCGCTCAGTGACGACCCGGCCAAGAAGGGCGCCCCCGAGGGCTGGACCCTCGACGTCCGCGAGCTGTACCCCTCCGCCGGGGCTGGCTTCGTGGTCGCACTCACCGGCGACGTCATGACCATGCCCGGTCTGCCCGCCCGCCCGGCGGCCGCCGACATGGACATCGACGCGGACGGCACGATCTCCGGCCTGTTCTAGGCCGTCGCGCCATCGGCTGAGTCGAATTTTTTCTTTGGTTCCGAGACGAACAGACGTCCGTCTACGGAGAGCCGGCGAGGAGCCCCCGCTGGCGAAGCTTATTATTCGTTCCGTGAGTATGGACACCGAACCCGGACACCCGGGAACACGATCATCATGAGCTCCGAGGACGAACCAGTCAAGACGATCTGTCCGTACTGTGGCGTGGGGTGTGGTCTCAAACTCGAACCGGGCGAGGAACCCGGCTCGGTGAACTTCAAGCCGTGGTTCGATGCGCCGGTGAACGAGGGGGCGCTGTGCATCAAAGGTAGTTCGGCGGTCCAGCACGTCGACCACGAGGACCGACTCACCGAACCGCTGATCAAGGAGGACGGGGAGTTCCGCGAGGCGACCTGGGAGGAAGCCCTCGACCGCGTGGTCGAGGGCCTCATGGAGGTACGAGAGGAGTACGGCCCGGACGCCACCGGCTTTTTCGCCTCCTCGCAGGTGATGAACGAGGAGAACTACCTGATGCAGAAGTTGGCCCGTCGCTATGGGACCAACAACGTCGACAACTGCACACGGCTCTGTCACGCCTCGACCGTCGCCGCGCTCCGGGACAGCCTGGGCGCTGGCGCGATGACAAACAGCATGGCCGACCTGCGGGATTCGGCGGACGCCTACTGGATCCAGGGCGCGAACCCGGCCGAACAGCACGTCATCGGTCACTCGAAATACTTCAAGCAGGCCGCAAACGACGGCACCACCGTCGTCCAGGTCGACCCACACGAGAACAAGACCTCGGAGGTCGCGGACATCCACCTCCAGGTGAAACCGGGGACGGACATCCCGATTCTGAACGTCGTCCTGGAGACGATCCTGGAGGAAGAACTCTACGACGAGGAATTCATCGCCGAGCGCACGAAGGGCTTTGAATCCCTGGAGGCCGAACTGGCTGACTTCGACGCCGAGGAAGCCGCCGAAACCGCCGGCGTGGACCTGGAGAAGATCCGCGAGGCGGCCCGAGCGTTCGCGGAGGCCGGGAACGGCGCCATCTTCACCGGCATGGGAATGAGCCAGAAGACCTGTGGCACCGACAACGTCCAGAACCTCATCAACCTCGCGCTGGTGACCGGGAACATCGGGAAGCCCGGGACGGGGGTCAACCCGCTCCGCGGCCAGAACAACGTCCAGGGGACCAGTGACGTCGGGGCGCTCCCGAACGTCCT
Proteins encoded:
- a CDS encoding formate--tetrahydrofolate ligase encodes the protein MSSEPETDYEIAKSVEEQPIWEVTEPFGLDKDDLELYGDYKAKISQDAIDELLEGDTEDGDVILVTGMTPTPMGEGKTVTTVGLGQALNQIGEDAMIAIREPSLGPVFGIKGGAAGGGWSQVLPMEDINLHFTGDIHALTAAHNLISAMLDAHISKGNELNIDSRSVAWPRAVDHNDRALRQTIVGAGDSAGVTRMDEHVLTAASELMAILCLAEDIEDLKERISRIIVAYDEDGEPVTAGDIEAAGATAILLRDALRPNIVQTIEGTPALVHGGPFANIAHGTNSLLADYVGKKMGDYLVTEAGFGSALGGEKFMDVVSQLGDIEPSAIVLVASVRALKYHGLDMWPFEGEEVLQEEDVDAVEAGFENLDKHVSNLRQFGLPVTISINRFPSDTDAEIEAVREHYQDMDGVQVAESTVFGEGGEGGVELAEKVTDAVENYDGGFEPLYDLDASLKEKIETVATQIYGADGVNYVGSAEDDIAQLEEMGMDDVPVVLSKTFHSLSDDPAKKGAPEGWTLDVRELYPSAGAGFVVALTGDVMTMPGLPARPAAADMDIDADGTISGLF
- the fdhF gene encoding formate dehydrogenase subunit alpha, translating into MSSEDEPVKTICPYCGVGCGLKLEPGEEPGSVNFKPWFDAPVNEGALCIKGSSAVQHVDHEDRLTEPLIKEDGEFREATWEEALDRVVEGLMEVREEYGPDATGFFASSQVMNEENYLMQKLARRYGTNNVDNCTRLCHASTVAALRDSLGAGAMTNSMADLRDSADAYWIQGANPAEQHVIGHSKYFKQAANDGTTVVQVDPHENKTSEVADIHLQVKPGTDIPILNVVLETILEEELYDEEFIAERTKGFESLEAELADFDAEEAAETAGVDLEKIREAARAFAEAGNGAIFTGMGMSQKTCGTDNVQNLINLALVTGNIGKPGTGVNPLRGQNNVQGTSDVGALPNVLPGYLEVEDPEDRAQVEDVWGFEVPPENGLTSLEVTDAAGEEVQGLYVMGENPVLSEPNSNEVEANLKELQFMVAQDIFMTETAKLADVVLPATSWVERGGTVTNTDRRVQRMRPAVDVPGNTRHDFDIVSEIGTRMFGEGFDYDGPEAVFEELREVASIYGGITYDRIGDEGIQWPCETTEEEGTQYLHKEEFPTEDGLGKIRGVSHQPPAEVEDEEYPLVLTTGRIEEHYNTGEMSRRSENLMRKTDHNFIHVHPADAEARGIEDGDVVELRTRRGEIDVTAVVTEETKQGVVWTTPHFADSQTNRVTNDAVDPVAKIPEFKVAAATISVDVAESGAD